TTTCGGGCGAACTTTGATTTTAAGATCCTTTACACTCGCAAATTCGTTGTTATGACATGACCAACAATCAATAAGTTCATGCCAATCTTCAGAAGGAAGTAAATTGTAAGATGAATATTCTATcttattaaaatgtttacatttaaaatcaaatttttcaagTTTAGAATTTTCagaatgaaaaattttatttttaaaattttttattgtataaacaaaaatgttATTGACAAGTTCATACGAACTAATTTGATAATCATgttcatatttaaaaatttgattctTTTCTTCTGCGTATAAAAACCCttcattgttttttacaatttcgattatcatttttttacaaatgggttaaaaaatgaaaattctttatttttttttattatcttgTTTAGGccttgtaaaaaaattttgttattttagttaataaaaattttagaaatactTAGAGAAATCTTTCCTCAATTTCGTCGTCTCTTCTGCCATCTCTTCGAATGTTCTATCACTACGTACAATATCTAAAGCACCCTTAGAATATATTCTATCATTATCTTCAATatcatttatatttcttggAACAATATGAATATGAACATGTGGCACACTTTGCCCAGCTTCTTTGCCATCTTGACAAGAGACAGTAAAAGAAGACCCGTAAGATTTTAAAGCTTTGAGACAACGACGAACACAATCAAATAAATCAGAATATTCTTCATTAGAAAGATCAGATAAATTTGgttttattgattttggAGAAACGAGGATATGATAAGGCAGGAAAGGGCGCAAATTagtaaaaacaaaacagTGTTCTGTTTTTACTATGATGTGCTCTTCAGGAATATCAAAAACACCAAATTTCATTGGggtgaaaaaaaaacatttttttaaaaatgaacattaaatcaaaatgaaaaaagtcaaataaaaatgatatatttgGAGATCTGTCGTAGACAACAAACTTCTTTAGCACAAAACACGGCCAAAATTATCATGGCGATATTTTTTCACgttctaattttattaaaatttagtaTCTGTTCAGTTTGCCATCTCTTCGCCGTCGTTTAATTTATAGCTAGTGAAGTTCTTTCCTACCTTAATTTATCTAGCATCTCGCAGATAAGATCCTATTACTAAAACCAAAGAAATGGCCTAATAATGGTCTTAGTAAAAGTCATAAATccattaaaaaacaatatttaaaacttcaATAACGAAATTAAGACAAAATAGAACAACCCTCTGATGATAAATAAGCATTTTCTTTTAGGTTATAGAAATAACCtgaaacattttttaaaattcggGCGTTACCGAGAATCGAACTCGGGTCTCATGCTCCCGAAGCACGCATCTTACCACTGGACTATAACgccataaaaaataaaaaaattataataaaaacaatccctttaatattttgctAAATTATGTCAATTTGTATAAGCAAAAGAATTTTGGTATGTAATACCACATTTCTCTAAAGTTTTTTGTACTATTATTGTACATAAATCTCTTCTTTTTAACTTATCGTTAAATTGTTGGAAATTAGATGTGTGTTGAATGTCTAAAACTAAAGAAACATCATCTCCAGAAATCTCAAATGATCTTAGTATGACGTCAcctgtaaaatttttattatcttctAAAAATGCACTTTTTAACTTATCTCGTAATTTTATAGCATCGGCAAACTTTGTCgatttatcaattttaagCGTAAGCGACTCGGATTGCCTTCTACTTCGTCTTAAGTTATAAATAGATTTACCAAATAATACGGGTGTAGGAATATATACGGTCTTACCATTTAAGTCTACGAATGCAGATGACAATACATCTGTTTTAATGACTACATACTCTTTATCGTCTATAATAACTCTATCTCCAACATCATATGGATCTTTAATCAatagaaaaacaaaacaattataaatttccttGATTGTATCACTAAAAATCCAActaaatgtaaaaattataggACCAATAGAAGCCAAATAAACTTCATAACTAATTCCTAAAAGAGCGAGGAGGAAAAGTATGCATCCGTAGGATCCAGCACTCGCTAAAATCAAATCTAATTTGTCAAAAATACTTTCTCTGTCTTGTAAAGTCCTCATCATGTTCACACGCTCTTGTTGTAAATGAACAGCTTCGTCTTGTATTTTGTCAAAATCTATAGGTCCAGGCTTTCCGTctgcaatttttttaccagACAAATATTCATAAACTTCTTCGGGATTTTCTgggaaatatttttcaatatctTTATATTGTAGCTGGCGTATTTCAAAATAAGCAAATATCGATTCTACTAAGTCTTTGGCATCATTTTTCGAATTCAACTTAATATCGTTATGtctaatataaaaaccTGGGTCAAAATCATTTACCATACTCCCAGCCAAATCTTCTCTACTACTGGGATTGGCTTTTGAAAGAGTTacaagttttttaaatacgaaagttttataatttatgtCCCAGATTCGATCTCTATAGTTACTTCTTCTAATTTCTGAAGTACAATAATTTaggaaaaatttttctataaaaagtaCGAACATCCAAATTCCATATCCAATTAGTAAAGTCATAAACAAATGATGAGACGACAAAGATTTTTGAAACCATTTGTAATCCtcaaacaaataattatgaatgctataaatcaaaaaacaGACTAATGCATTAGACCAGTAAAAATTTGTGgtaattattatttgtagTATTTGAATGGTTAATTCGTCAATTGAAACatgaaaaagatttaaGACGGATAAAACCGGGTACAAGATGTTTTCAGAAATACAGGATACAATAACGTATACAATGTAAATGcaagtaataaaaatgtacaTTTGTACAAAATTGTCTATGGGATCACTTTCAGTTTTAgcactaaaaattttttttatgaattcaAATTCTAGAGTTATACCTTTtttaagatataaaattgtaatgggaaatacaagaaataaaaaggaGACTATCAGACATTCTCCGAGAACTCTAAGAATGACGGGAATTCCTTGACATTTAGAATTTAGATATCTATTTAGGTATAACCAGCCAAAATCAATTTCTTCGATAACatcttttttcttaaaagcTCGAACTTCTTCCTCTGCCTCTTCGGGCTGTTGGTTTGGGTTTGAAGCTATAATGTCAACAACAagttcttcttttttatcaacTTCTGGTGTATTTTCAACCTTTGATTGTTCTTGGTTTTCTccagttttatttttgtctttATTATCTGCAGAATCATTTGGTGTTTTTGGTGCGTTCATGTCGTTTGCTTTTTTATCGGACATATATGTTTATCGTTtctaaaacatttatttataaatgaaccagtaaattttttttaaattaaatcgtcacaaaaaaataaaagataaattgCTTTATTTAGTAATCGTCGCCTCTAGTAAGAACTTCTTTTGTACGTTCGCCAATATACAAAGTATGTTCGAATTGCGCTACATAAGACCCCtttatatcatttaaaGGGGGATAAGGGACAAAAAGCTTCCTATTAGTCAATAATTTGACATACATCTGAGATGGGCCTTCTATGACATTAAAGTGGTCAATGTGTTTAGGACTAAAAGGCAGTGTGCcgaattcattttttactaaatcgtaaatttttttacaattaatattttgaagAGTTGCactttttttcttgtcAAGCATGTAGTGCGTACACGGAGAGGCATCTTTGATCCGCCCAACTCCCGTGGTAGCGAATGTTTCTAAAGCGTAAAAAGTGTTctctttaattttagaagTATCGTTGTTGTTATAACAAGGAATAGACTGGCCTCCATGAATGacatattgttttatagaATGCCCATGTAAGTCAAATACTGGTTTAATAGGAAATGTCTTTCCTTTGATTGTAACTTCAAAACTTCTCATTACTTCGTGTACATCCCGCCCAATATCAGTCAATCTGACGTCCACGCCCATTGCTTTGATACCCGCATTCGTTGCTTCTTTTGACGctaaaagtaaattttcatattcaGGATTAAAAGCGACAGTGAAGGCGGAGTCCATAATTCTTCCATTACAATGTGTGCCGAAATCGATTTTTAGTACATCGTCTTCATTTAAGCACAATGTGTCGCCATTATTGACGGTAAAATGTGCGGCACAATCATTTATTGACATTCCGGCTGGGAAACCAATGccgttatttttttctcctTTAAGAAGTATTCTTGTGCACGATTCTATTGTGTTCACAATATCAAGTATTGGCATTCCTGGTTTTATCATGTTTTGGACTTTGTATCTAACTCTTCTATGAGCTTCTGCAGCCCGCCTTGCTTCGTGTAAAATATCAGATTCTGTATTATTATCGATTaccatattatttttatcgtAAAGAACACCTTTTTCATATTCTGCAgatttatctaaaaattctataGGCTTTTCTTCTACTGggtttatttgtaaaagtTTCATTTAGGGGAGAAAATAGAAAGCTAAAAAGTGGACTGATATTTGAAAGGATAAAgataatattcaaaaaaaaacatttaagacaatttaaaagttaagtgtcatatttaaaaaaatattataaaaattaataaacttctaataataaaataaagttaTATTGATCTAAtagtattaaaaataattcatattttttttattatatttttttctacttTTCCCAATTTACACTCACTTACTTTCGCTCCAAATCTCAAAGTACTTATTGTTTCATTTCTTTGATTAATATCtccatttatatttaaaatcatgGCCACTCTGCTTTTACctgtaaaatattcttgTAACGTATGTGTTAATTTAGAATTTCTATATGGCACATGAGAATCTTTTCTCAATATTGACATAAACACATCACCAAGAGAACTCAgacttttatttatattctgCGTCTCTTTAAGTCTTATTCCTTCGACTTTGGAATTATTAAGTCTTTCTGATCCAGCGAGATCAATAAAACAAAGATCTCCCGATCGTATTtcattatgattttttatctctatctttaaattacaaatcAAATGACTTCTACTTGAATGTTCATTGCAATTAGTTTTTCCTGTTATTCTATTATTCAATGTTTTATTGATGACATCACATGCTtcatacaaatttttaagctCAATGTATTCTCTTTGTTTGCTTTCTTTATTGATTAAATCTCTAACTTCTTcgttataaatttctatactggaaaattttactgttatttcttcatttgtcatattttttagactATAAATCATGTctaaagatttataaataataccTGGTTGTTCTTTAGTTCCCAACATAGTGAATGTTTTGCCACTTCCTGTTTGTCCATACGCAAAAATGCATATTTTGTATCCATCGTAGACACTTTCGATTAcagaataaaattctttgaAAATGTCATCTTGGTTTTCATTAGGTGTGAAAATTcgatcaaaattaaatttta
The DNA window shown above is from Vairimorpha necatrix chromosome 7, complete sequence and carries:
- a CDS encoding methionine aminopeptidase 2 (AMPM2) gives rise to the protein MKLLQINPVEEKPIEFLDKSAEYEKGVLYDKNNMVIDNNTESDILHEARRAAEAHRRVRYKVQNMIKPGMPILDIVNTIESCTRILLKGEKNNGIGFPAGMSINDCAAHFTVNNGDTLCLNEDDVLKIDFGTHCNGRIMDSAFTVAFNPEYENLLLASKEATNAGIKAMGVDVRLTDIGRDVHEVMRSFEVTIKGKTFPIKPVFDLHGHSIKQYVIHGGQSIPCYNNNDTSKIKENTFYALETFATTGVGRIKDASPCTHYMLDKKKSATLQNINCKKIYDLVKNEFGTLPFSPKHIDHFNVIEGPSQMYVKLLTNRKLFVPYPPLNDIKGSYVAQFEHTLYIGERTKEVLTRGDDY
- a CDS encoding bis(5'-adenosyl)-triphosphatase, which translates into the protein MKFGVFDIPEEHIIVKTEHCFVFTNLRPFLPYHILVSPKSIKPNLSDLSNEEYSDLFDCVRRCLKALKSYGSSFTVSCQDGKEAGQSVPHVHIHIVPRNINDIEDNDRIYSKGALDIVRSDRTFEEMAEETTKLRKDFSKYF
- a CDS encoding mechanosensitive channel of small conductance (MscS1B) — its product is MSDKKANDMNAPKTPNDSADNKDKNKTGENQEQSKVENTPEVDKKEELVVDIIASNPNQQPEEAEEEVRAFKKKDVIEEIDFGWLYLNRYLNSKCQGIPVILRVLGECLIVSFLFLVFPITILYLKKGITLEFEFIKKIFSAKTESDPIDNFVQMYIFITCIYIVYVIVSCISENILYPVLSVLNLFHVSIDELTIQILQIIITTNFYWSNALVCFLIYSIHNYLFEDYKWFQKSLSSHHLFMTLLIGYGIWMFVLFIEKFFLNYCTSEIRRSNYRDRIWDINYKTFVFKKLVTLSKANPSSREDLAGSMVNDFDPGFYIRHNDIKLNSKNDAKDLVESIFAYFEIRQLQYKDIEKYFPENPEEVYEYLSGKKIADGKPGPIDFDKIQDEAVHLQQERVNMMRTLQDRESIFDKLDLILASAGSYGCILFLLALLGISYEVYLASIGPIIFTFSWIFSDTIKEIYNCFVFLLIKDPYDVGDRVIIDDKEYVVIKTDVLSSAFVDLNGKTVYIPTPVLFGKSIYNLRRSRRQSESLTLKIDKSTKFADAIKLRDKLKSAFLEDNKNFTGDVILRSFEISGDDVSLVLDIQHTSNFQQFNDKLKRRDLCTIIVQKTLEKCGITYQNSFAYTN
- a CDS encoding kinesin-like protein, giving the protein MTSKNMEIYFKCIEDSLNNLQEDFNFLYETASKNPILEKTDKKDLLEEIEFLKNKIITIENNKNFMIKNEIESKIIQDNSLYIQEIEFLKAELEKIKNEKKLHLLKIKNLQNEIIDLKGSIRVFLRIRRTDNQSDIEICNEQIQIPYNNKFLKFNFDRIFTPNENQDDIFKEFYSVIESVYDGYKICIFAYGQTGSGKTFTMLGTKEQPGIIYKSLDMIYSLKNMTNEEITVKFSSIEIYNEEVRDLINKESKQREYIELKNLYEACDVINKTLNNRITGKTNCNEHSSRSHLICNLKIEIKNHNEIRSGDLCFIDLAGSERLNNSKVEGIRLKETQNINKSLSSLGDVFMSILRKDSHVPYRNSKLTHTLQEYFTGKSRVAMILNINGDINQRNETISTLRFGAKVSECKLGKVEKNIIKKI